From the genome of Anticarsia gemmatalis isolate Benzon Research Colony breed Stoneville strain chromosome 13, ilAntGemm2 primary, whole genome shotgun sequence, one region includes:
- the DIP1 gene encoding DISCO Interacting Protein 1 isoform X6 produces the protein MSYNKQYNTRFSGRYNTPGQFVSAGEPFVQHQQQTPPPRKQMQAQNLQPIQPAPPAQPVIKPKDEETPMETEPSKPQVSPQAQPQSPSQTTVKNEEPTPRPHWMKTKLPGVKKVSNKERRRRQNENLRRLLTPKNALMVLNEMMPNEQVANQFKVEPAANSQYTAYKTMNTHNFCADLTIEGNSYKGYGDNKLMARNAAAEQAIRDLIIKKMNKAVSDTGSTNGGAESPEEDALPMIQLASFALHKLFAEWEYDGHKVPQLKPTLASVLQASDTASDSTSVAGTPTRPAPPAQLARPPSPPGCREAAPKSKLKELPLNAGAMHPAMLLTYMRPHLEYREVAVEGDRPQNMTFTMAVDVDGHTFVGKASNKKEARKAAARSACISLFKVQFDPTPSAATPITPSTPSKQSPTATPSKPAPAAKPAAAKPAQAKPGNK, from the exons ATGTCATACAATAAACAGT ATAACACAAGATTCTCAGGCCGCTACAACACACCAGGTCAATTTGTATCAGCAGGAGAG CCTTTCGTGCAGCACCAGCAGCAGACGCCGCCTCCTCGCAAACAGATGCAGGCACAGAATCTACAACCCATTCAACCAGCTCCACCAGCTCAGCCAGTTATCAAG CCCAAAGATGAGGAGACTCCAATGGAGACAGAACCCTCGAAGCCGCAAGTATCACCACAGGCGCAGCCGCAGTCTCCTTCCCAGACGACCGTGAAGAATGAGGAACCGACCCCACGTCCACACTGGATGAAGACCAAACTACCTGGAG tgaAGAAAGTATCGAACAAGGAGCGTCGCCGGCGACAGAACGAGAATCTGCGTCGTCTGCTCACTCCCAAGAACGCTCTCATGGTCCTCAACGAGATGATGCCTAATGAACAAGTCGCTAAC CAATTCAAGGTGGAGCCGGCCGCCAACTCTCAGTACACCGCCTACAAGACTATGAACACACACAACTTCTGTGCAGACCTCACCATTGAAGGAAACAGCTATAAGGGATATG GTGACAACAAGCTAATGGCTCGTAACGCGGCGGCCGAGCAGGCGATACGAGATCTCATCATCAAGAAAATGAACAAAGCCGTCAGTGATACAG GCTCAACGAACGGCGGCGCGGAGAGCCCGGAGGAGGACGCGCTGCCCATGATCCAGCTGGCGTCGTTCGCGCTGCACAAGCTGTTCGCCGAGTGGGAGTACGACGGACACAAGGTGCCGCAGCTCAAGCCCACGCTCGCC TCAGTGCTGCAAGCATCAGACACGGCATCAGACTCGACGTCGGTGGCGGGCACGCCGACCCGCCCGGCCCCGCCCGCGCAGCTGGCGCGCCCCCCCTCCCCGCCCGGCTGCCGCGAGGCGGCGCCCAAGAGCAAGCTGAAGGAGCTGCCGCTGAACGCGGGCGCAATGCACCCCGCCATGCTGCTCACGTACATGCGCCCGCACCTGGAGTACCGCGAGGTGGCCGTGGAGGGCGACCGCCCGCAGAACATGACCTTCACCATGGCCGTCGACGTGGACGGACACACCTTTGTTGGGAAAG CATCAAACAAGAAGGAAGCTCGCAAAGCGGCGGCGCGCTCCGCGTGCATATCTCTATTCAAGGTGCAGTTCGACCCCACGCCGTCGGCCGCCACGCCCATCACGCCGAGCACGCCCAGCAAGCAGTCGCCCACGGCCACGCCGTCCAAGCCGGCCCCCGCGGCCAAGCCCGCCGCCGCCAAGCCCGCGCAGGCCAAGCCGGGGAACAAGTAG